A segment of the Phycisphaerae bacterium RAS1 genome:
GGTTGCGATTGGCGGCGCCTTTCCGAACCCGCCGCGCCAGGCGGCGGGTTGACCATCGCCAGCGATCGGCGCCCCATCGGCCGCGGACGTCACCCCGCCGCTTGGCGCGGCGGGTTCGGACGGATCGTCACCTGGACCGGATGCACCCGAAGTCAGGGTCGGTCGGGCGCGCCCGCGGCCCTGAGCAGCGACATCATCGGGCACCAGTTTGTGAAGGCCGACTGGAACAGGTTCAGCCCGACAAACGCCGTAAACGCAAGAAACCAGGGGCTGACCCACCAGCCCAGTGCGACGCTGAGCACGACGAACGCGCCCGCGATGAGGCGCAGATAACGATCTACTGTCATGGCTTTGCCTCACTCTCCCCCGCAGGCCGCGGCCGCATCCGGGTCACAGCCGCTACAATTGTCGCGCCGATGAACGCCGACGCCAATCGGATCGTAGACGTCAATTTCAACCGGACGCGGGAAGCGCTGCGCGTACTCGAGGACTACGCGCGATTTGTTCTCGACGACCGGACAATCGCAGCCACGGTCAAGCAAGCCCGCCATGACTTGGCAGCGGCCGTCGCCGCCGCGGGCCCGGAGCAACTGCTGGCGGCGCGGGACATCGCCGGAGATGTCGGACGAGCATCGAAGACTCCGACGGAGCTGAGCCGCCCGGACGCGCAGGCGGTGCTCCGGTCGGCGTTCGGACGGCTGACCGAAAGTGCGCGGAGTTTGGGCGAATTTGGCAAGTTGATCTCGGCCGATCTGGCGGCGGCGGCCGAGGCGCTGCGTTACCGGGCGTATGAGTGGGAACAGGTCATGCTGGGCCGCGGCGAACTGCGGGCGCGCTTCCGCGCCGTGCGGCTCTACGTGATCATCACCGAGGCGCTCTGCAAGCGTGATTGGCTGGCGACGGCCGAGGCCGCTATACGGGGCGGGGCGGCTTGCGTTCAACTTCGCGAGAAGTCGCTGCCGGACGGCGAATTGCTGAGCCGGGCCCGTCGGCTGAGAGAGCTGACCGCGCCGCAGGGCGTGCTCTTCATCGTCAACGATCGGCCCGACATCGCCCGGCTGGCGCACGCCGACGGTGTTCACGTCGGACAGGACGATGTGTCCGTGAACGACGCGCGGCGGGTTCTGGGCGGCGACCGGCTGATAGGCAAGAGCACGCACTCGCTCGAACAGGTTGCGGCGGCGATCGCCGAGAATCCGGACTACATCGCCGTCGGTCCGATGTTCGCGTCGACCACGAAGCCGCAGGAGCATGTGCCCGGAACGGCGTTGCTGGCGCGGGCGGCGGAGCGGACGGCGTTGCCTCGCGTGGCGATCGGCGGCATCACGCCGCTCAATGTGGCGGCGGTCACGGCGGCGGGGGCGAGCGCCGTGTGCGTCTGCGCGGCGGTCATCAGCGCGGATGATCCCGCCGCGGCGGCGGCAGCGATTCTCGCAGCGGCGGGCCGGACCGCCCCGGCCGGCTTGCAGGTGAAATGATGCTCGAACTATTACGCGAGTATCCCGACCCGCAGCACGCCGCGCTCCCGCCGCTGGTGCTCGACCGGCAGCGTGTGATTCACTGCGCCTCCTTCCGCCGGCTGGAGTACAAGACGCAGGTCTTTCTGGCTCTTGAGGGCGATCACTACCGCACGCGCCTGACGCACACACTCGAGGTGGCGCACCTGGCCCGCTGCCTGGCGGCGGCGCTGAATCTCGACGCCGACCTGGCCGAAGTCGTGTCCCTCGCTCATGACCTGGGTCACGCTCCCTTCGGCCACGCCGGTGAGCGGGCGCTGAACGACTGCATGAAGTCGCACGGCGGCTTCGAGCACAATTCGCACTCGCTGCGGGTGGTCGAGTTCATCGAACACCCCTACCCGGCCTTTCGCGGTCTCAACCTCACGCGCGCGGTGCGTGAGTGCCTGGCCAAGCACACGACGCGCTACGACCAGCCCGGCCCGCACGCGCTGCAGGACGGCCGGCCGCCGCCGCTCGAAGGCGAAATCGCCGACCTGGCCGACCAGCTCGCCTACGGCCTGCACGACTTGCAGGACGGCCTGTACGCCGGGCTCTTCGATCCGGCGGCGCTGGCGGCGGTCGAGCTATGGGAAGATCACTTCGACGGCGCCGGCGACGCTTCGGCGGACGTCCGCGCAAACCTGCGGCCGACGATCGAGCGCATTCAGCACGCATTGCTGCAGGACGCGATCGAGAACTCGCACCGCCTGATCGCCGCGCCGCAGCCGGGCGCCCGGCGGATCGCGCTCTCCCCAGGGATGCAGGCGCGGCTTGAAGCGCTCCAGGAGTTCCTCTACGCCAACGTCTATCGCAATCCGCGGCTGGTGCGGATGGACAGCAAGGCGCGGCGGGTGGTGACGGCGCTGTTCGACGCCTATGTCGGCGAGCCGCGGCTGCTGCCGATCCGCTACCTGAAGCGAGTGGAGAAGCTGGGCGTGCAGCGCGTCGCCGCCGACTACATCGCCGGCATGACCGACCGCTTCGCGCTGGCGGAGCATGAGGAGCTGTTTGATCCAGGGATCCACGGGTGAACGCGGCATGCCGATCCGAGCCGCGACCGTCAGGTCCGTCACGGCCGGGGCCGTTTTTCGAGCTTGACATTCGCGTGACGCCGCATCGTAGTATTCAGCGCGCGGTCTGAATCCGGTTCGTCCGGCAACTCACTTGCGCTTCCGGCGACAATAGCGAAAGGGCGATCTAGGTGTGCAGCGTATCGGCGACATCGGTGCCTCGAGCAGCGTCATGCTGATTCGCGCCGCACTGTGCGCGGTGGCGGCGATCTCCGTGGCGGCGCCGGGCGTTTGTTCGGCTTCGGCGAAAACAGCCGCGGCGCCGACGCGGGCGCAGCGTGAGACGACGACGGCGCCCGCGTCCACGGCACCGGCGACGACGCGCCCGACGACATCAGCGCTGGCGACGACGCAAGCCGCGAGCCAGCCGGCGGGCAAACCGAAAGCCCCGCCCCCCTATCTCTACACGCGCTTCGAGGAAGACTACCGCTGGCTCGACAGTCCGCCGGGGACCTACGCCACCGACTTCACCGACGCACTTAAGAACGTGCATCTCGGCGAAAACTGGCGGCTGAGCATCGGCGGCGAGATGCGGCTGCGCTGGGAGTATGAGAAGAACAAGACGCTTCTGCGGCAGAAGGCCAGCCAGGACAAGTTTCTACTGGAGCGCTACTGGCTGTGGGGCGACCTGCGGTTGCGCGACGACCTGCGCTTCTTCGTCGAGGGCGAGACCGAGTACGAAGAAGGGGTCGATCTTTACCCGACGGCGTCGAATATCGAGAACCGAACCGATCTGAAGCAGCTCTTCGGCGATTTCCGCCTCGTCTCGGGCGCGCAGCCTTTGACGCTGCGCCTCGGGCGGCAGGAACTGACCTACGGAAACCGGCGCATCCTGTCGTCGGGCAACTTTTCGAACCTGCGGCGCCGTTTTGACGCGGTGAAGCTGATGTGGCGTCCCGCGCCGTGGGACGTGGATGTGTTCTGGGGCCGGCCGCTGGATACGTCTTACGCGCTGGGGCGCGACAAGGCCCATGACCGCAATGACGAGGACACCGACCTTTTCGGCGTGTATTCCACCTTTCACGGCATCCCCAAGCACACGCTGGACGCCTACATCGTCGCGTTCACGAACAACCGCCCGCCGCGAAACGCCAACGGCGTCGGCGTGCAGCAGCAGATTTACACGATCGGCGGGCGCTTCGAGGGCAAGCAGAGCGAATGGGACTACGAGGTCGAGAGCGCCTTGCAGACCGGCGAATGGGGCGACGATCAGGTGGCGGCGTGGTTTCTGACGACCGTGCTGGGCCACACTTTCGAGAAGGCGCCCATGACGCCGCGGCTGTGGACGTCGTTCGAGTACGCCAGCGGCGACAGGAACCCGGTGGATCACAAGCACGAGAGCTTCAACCGGGTCTTTCCGAGCGGGCATTCGTTTTTCGGGGCGGCGGACCTGGTCGGCCGCTCGAACATCATTGATCCGCAAGTGGGCGTGACGCTGAAGCCGCTGAAGAACGTGACGTTTTTCGCGGAGCATCATCTGTTCTATCTTGCCCGCGAGAAGGACGCGCTCTACGCGGTGAGCGGATCGCCGACGCGCCGCGACCGCACCGGCGACGCCGGGCGCTACGTCGGACACGAGATCGATCTGAAGGTGCAGTACGCGCTGGATCGGCATTCGGCGTTCGAGGCCGGCTATTCGCATTTTGAGGGCGGCTCGTTTCTGCAGAAGACTGGCCCGGAACGGGCGGTGGAGTTCGTTTATGTTCAGTACACGCTCAAGTTCTGAGTTGCGCCGCGTCGGGACGGCCTCGACGCGGCGAACGAAGCGGCCGGCGGCGGCGGCGGTCCTGTTGATCGCGCTGCTGTGCTGCGGCTGCGACGAGCTGACCGATCCGGAGGTTCGCGGCGCGCTGGCCGGCTCGGCCACCGCCGTCACCGCGGGCGCCGTGAACACCGCGTTCACGTCGCTGGGCGGGGGGCTGTTGCAGCGCGTGCTGGGCCGGCTGTTCAATAACCTGCTGGGGATCGATCCGATTCTGACCTGACGAAACAGCGCTGCGGCGTTTCGCGCCGGCGGCGCCATTCTGGAGGCGAAACCATGAAGAAGTTCTCGCGGTCCCGCCGGTGCGGCGTCGTTGGCGCGTGTCTCGCCGCGGTGGGGCTGCTGATCGGAAACGCCGGCTGCGACCAGCTTACGGAGACGGAGCTGCGCACCATCGCAGCCGGGAGCGCCACGACGACGACCGTGACGGCGGTCAACACGGCGTTTACGAGCTTTTTCGGCGAGCTGCTGAAGAACGCGTTGGGCGATATTTTCAAGGAAGTGTTCAACGTGCCGCCGACCTGAGCGGGCCGGGCGAGTAGATCGTCGTGCTCGGTTGGGATCGGCGCTGCGCGAGTCGCGCAGGCTTGGTATTATTCCGCCGTGTGGACGAGCAGTGATTGGCGCGGTCTCCTCGGCGTTGCCGCGATCATCGGCGGTATGCTCGGTCTGGGCGCGGTCATCCTCCCTATTCGAGACGCCCTAGAGCGCCGGCGGCTGAGGCTGCTGGAGGCGGCGGCCGAGCGGCTGGGCATGGCGTTCAGCCAGAAGGGCGAGCACATTATCGAGCAGCCGTTCGCCGCGCTGCCGCTCTTCTCGTTGGGGCGCGAGCGGAAGGCGACGGCAGTGCTGGCCAATCGGATGGTGCGCGGCGACCGGCAGACGTTCGTCTTTGACTACAGCTTCGTCACCGGGCATGGAAAAGGCCGCCATACGCACCGTCAAACCGTGGCCGCGGTCCGGCTGGGGCGCGACCGCGTGCCGCACTTCACGCTGCAGCCGGAGGGGCTCCTTCACTCCATTGCGGCGGCGTTCGGGTATGACGACATCGACCTTGGCTCGTCTCCGGAATTCTCGCAACACTGGCTGCTGCGTCGTCCGGACGAAGATGCGATCCGGCGGTATTTCGACGACCGGCAGGTGCATGCGCTGGAGGCGGAGCGGCCGCTGAACATTGAGGGCGGCGGGGAGTGGCTGCTCGTGTATCGGGCGGAGTCGCGCGTGGCGCCGGAGCGGATCGGGGAATTCATCGAGCAGGCGCGCGGGCTGGCGCTGCATTTTTCGCGGAGCTGAGCCGAGCCGTTCCAAATCGCCGGGCGTTTTGTAGTTCGTGATCGCGTTGACACTGCTGCGCCCGGCCTCTATACCAGCCGCGACCGTTCGTCGGTGTTTGAAAGGGACTCCGCGCTGCCGGCGTTTGGGCTGATG
Coding sequences within it:
- the thiE gene encoding Thiamine-phosphate synthase gives rise to the protein MNADANRIVDVNFNRTREALRVLEDYARFVLDDRTIAATVKQARHDLAAAVAAAGPEQLLAARDIAGDVGRASKTPTELSRPDAQAVLRSAFGRLTESARSLGEFGKLISADLAAAAEALRYRAYEWEQVMLGRGELRARFRAVRLYVIITEALCKRDWLATAEAAIRGGAACVQLREKSLPDGELLSRARRLRELTAPQGVLFIVNDRPDIARLAHADGVHVGQDDVSVNDARRVLGGDRLIGKSTHSLEQVAAAIAENPDYIAVGPMFASTTKPQEHVPGTALLARAAERTALPRVAIGGITPLNVAAVTAAGASAVCVCAAVISADDPAAAAAAILAAAGRTAPAGLQVK
- the dgt gene encoding Deoxyguanosinetriphosphate triphosphohydrolase gives rise to the protein MLELLREYPDPQHAALPPLVLDRQRVIHCASFRRLEYKTQVFLALEGDHYRTRLTHTLEVAHLARCLAAALNLDADLAEVVSLAHDLGHAPFGHAGERALNDCMKSHGGFEHNSHSLRVVEFIEHPYPAFRGLNLTRAVRECLAKHTTRYDQPGPHALQDGRPPPLEGEIADLADQLAYGLHDLQDGLYAGLFDPAALAAVELWEDHFDGAGDASADVRANLRPTIERIQHALLQDAIENSHRLIAAPQPGARRIALSPGMQARLEALQEFLYANVYRNPRLVRMDSKARRVVTALFDAYVGEPRLLPIRYLKRVEKLGVQRVAADYIAGMTDRFALAEHEELFDPGIHG